CCACTCGTCCCAGCACGCGATGCTCCGCCTCAACACCCATAATCGACGCAGCCACCTGGGCAAAGTACTCCAGATCCCGGCTCGTATAAGGCTTGCCGTTCGCATCCCTCTGTCTGCCCTCATAGCCCTTCGTATCCACGGCCATCTGCGCAAACTCGATCGTAGCGTTCAGATACGCGCCAATGAACGCATCCTCCAGCGCATTCAAAACGCCCGTAAACGCCGCCAGCGTATCGAAGGTTCCCGTCGGCAGATAAAACGTCTGCACCGGGTCCGTCGTCGAAGACGTCTTCCCAATCAACGAGCGCAGCAAATTCGCATGAGCAATCTCTTCGCTCAAAGCCGCCTGAAAGTACTGCACATTTCCCGCATTGCCTGCAGACGTTACATCGTTCGCAGAGCCACCCGGTCCTGCAAGATTCGGATCCATAATCACTGGCCCGACCAGACCGTTGTAATAGAACGTTGACGCAAGATCCTCCGCAATCAGAGCTGCAGTAAAGATCTCCTGCGCCGTATCGCCGCTCAGATTGTCGCGATCGTCATGATCGTCGCGATCGAACTCAGCACGAACCGGAGTTCCTGGAAGAAACGCCGCCGCTGCCGCAGACAATCCGAAGAGTCCAGCGCGTGTGACAAAGGAACGACGTGGCAGCTGGCCCGCTGCCGGTTTAAAAACATTGATTTCATTCATAAGCTGGCCCTCCCCGGGCCATCAAACACACTGCTACCTGCTAGATTTCATTTTTAAATTGAACGTGAATTAAACGAGGCCCGGTCGAACCGGAATCGGGAGGGGTACGATGCCTGCGAACAAAATGGCAAGACAGCAGATCCTTGCGGCTCCGACATCTTCAGAACGCGCCGGACCAGACAGCGGATTGCCCAGGTTTGTGAATTTTCATCGGCTCAAACATCCGAGCCTTTTATCGCATACACAAGAACGATGCGCCTCGTAGTCTCACCAGGAAATAACCAAGTTCAGGACGGCCCTGGCGCCCTGGAGCTGCGACAGAAGCAGAGTCATAACTGGAAACCTACTTGATGTAGTAACCCGCCACCCGCCAGATCTTATCTTTCTCGCGGCTCATGATCACAGTCTCCTGCGCCGTAGCTTTATGTTCAAAGCTCGTCTCATACAGAATCACCACATAATCTCCATCCGGAGCACCCGGCAGCAGCGTCGTATAGGTGGCACTCTGCAGCTTCCTGCTCTCCAGCTTTCCCATCGGCTCACGCACAGTCTTCATCGAAGATTCAAACTTCTCCATCGTGACCGCGTTCTTCACAACCTCCGAAGCCTCCGTCCAGCACTCCGCATACTTGCCCGCATCCAGCTTCGACATCCACTCTTCTGCCCCACGAGCAGCCAGTTGCACTGCATCCTGTTGCGCTTGCGGAGCATGTTCCTGCATCGCAAGACTCACTCTTCCGCGCGTCGCTCCCGCAATCACACACGCCGCCAGGACAATCCTTAAAACTCTACGCATTCAGGCCTCCCGTTAGTTACAAATCATCACTAAATCCAAATCCGCAAAACGACTTCAATCAAACCAGTCGCATACGCCTCGTCCAGCCTCCAATCCGAAGCTCACACAGTAAACCACATCCCTACCCCTTCACCCGAACATAAAACATCCGTTCATCCCCACCCGCATCTTCAATCGCAATCTCCCCATCCGCCCGCGCCACCACACTCGGAAACTTCTCCCCCCACTCCACCAGCACCAGCGCATCCGGCTCCTCCGCCATCTCCTCCAGCCCCAGCGTCAACAACTCCCGCTCTGTCTCCAGCCGATAAAGATCCAGATGAAACAGCCGCACCTTCCGCCCCGCATACTCATGCACCAGCGTAAAAGTAGGGCTAGTCACCTCGTCACTCTCCGCCGCCCCCAGCGCCGCGGCAATCCCCTTCACCAGCGTCGTCTTCCCCGCCCCCAGATCCCCCCGCAGCACAAACATCTTCGGTGCCGGCAGCAACATCTCCGCCACCCGCTCCCCCATCGCCAGTGTCCCCGCCTCACTCCGCGTCTTGAACCGTTTCTTCTCCCGCAACTCCAAACTCACGCGCTCGCCCTCTTCCATCATCTTCTCACCGGGCGAACCCGCATCAGCCCAGACTAATTCGGCTTCTCCTCCCCCTTCCGCCGATCGACCACCCTGTATCCTTCAGGCACCACGAAGTACCTCGGATCCGGCTCCGACGTAGTCAACTCCGTCGCCGAGAAAAACTGCTTCCCGCTCGTCGGATCGTCGACCTTCGAGATCAGATTGATGCCGAGCTTAGCCGAGTACCAGAACTCCCGCGTGCTCACCATCGGCAGATCGTTTCCCAGCACCCCGGGATTCAGCGTCACCGTCTCCCGATACCCGACCGTGTCCACTCCGTTCGAATTGCTTAGCCCCAGATCGTCATGCTGACGAAAACCTTGCCCGTCCGGCAACGGCCCGGTAGTCCCCATCCCTGGCTTATAGACCATCTCCGGCACTAACCCATAGGGCCGCACCTCGCAGACCTTTTCGTCGACGCCGCAGTTCAACCACGTGTGCTCCTTCGGATCGGTGATCTGAATGACGTCCATGCGCGACTCGATCTTGCTCCCCTTCGGCACCAGCAGCCAGCGCTCCTGGTAGATCCGCCCGCGTCCATCCCGCACAATGCGTCTCTTGTTGACCAGCGTGAACGAGCCTCCATTTCCCAGGGGCCGCGACCACTCCGTCACCAGCATCATGCTGAACGGAGCACCCGTCAGCGGCGGGATAAAGATACTCTCCATCCTCCCACTCGTTCCGCCATCCTGTGAGTGAACCACCGGAGGCTCCGGCTTGTTCTCACTCTGAGCAAGAACAAAAGGAGCCACAGCCAGCACAATCAGTGTAACCAGCACAATCAAAGGGAGCAGTCTCAACGACAGAACGCGCATCCGAACCCTCCGCACCACGGCGAAAGTATAGCCCTGAAATCTCTCAAAGCGACTGGAAAAACAACACACGCAGCCCGGCATCGAGCAACGCATCTCGAAAAAAAACGGATGCCCACTGGGAGCATCCGCCTTCAACTATTCCATCTGGTAGAAACCTGCTACTGCAACGGCACTGCCGGAAGAACGCTCGTTCCTTCGATGCGAACAGCATCCAGCGCCCTGGGATCGAGACCCAGAGCCTTCAGGATGGTAGGCGCAACCTGAGCGGTGCCTACCTCTTCACGAACCGTACGCGCCCGGAAGGAGGAGTGCGACAACAGCAGCACAACATTCGTATCGTCATGCGCAAACCCGCCGTGTTCAGACAGCTTTGCACTGCTACCGGAATAGGTAACGCCCACATTCGGAGTCACGATGATATCCGGCGTGCGCGGATCTTCCGTCGGCTTGTTGAAGTTCAACGCGAGCGAAGGGCCATAGTAAATCTGACCAAGCGCGATGCCGGTGGCAGAAGCATTCTCTTCCAGAATCTTCACGCTGGCCTCCGTCTCAGACGAACTCTTCAGCCAGAGCAGCGAGACATCATCTTCCGTCGGTCCGATGCCAGTGGGGTTGTTCGTCGACTCCGAGTACGGAATAAAGCCTGCATTCGAGAGTAGCGTAGCGGGCGAAGTTCCGTTGATCAGCTGAGAGACATACCGGCTGGAGTCGATCGGCGACTGACCGTGCTTGGCCGTAATCACGATCATCGTCGAGTCGTAAAGACCCTGTTCCTTCAGCTCTCTTACAAACTCGCCAATTGACGCATCGACAAACTTGATCTCCCCCAGAAGTGCCGCGGTCGGTGTCCCCGCTGCATCCAGATATCCACCCTTCACTCCATTGCTCTTCTCAACCAGCTTCTGTCCTACGCTGACTGCCTGGAAGTTCATCCCGAAGATATTAGGAACGTGAGTCTTTTTGGTGCCGAGGTGATTCTTGCCTTCAATCTCGTTCAGGATCGCATTGACCTTCAGGGTGTCGTAGCACTGGATGTTATCGAAGCTGTTGGTCCAGGACGAAAGATCTGAACCGGAATCGCGGATCGTCTCGCAGGAGTCGCCCGTCGGCGTCTTTACGTTTGGCAGGGCGACTACGTTCGAGTTGATTTCGGGTGAGTAGAAATCGTCGAGCGCAATCGGTCCAAGGCCCGAGGAAACCGACGCATAAGCCGGATGTTTATCCGACCACGCCGCATAGCCCCCCGCTGCGTGGATGACGCTGAAGATGCTGTTGGCACGGACGAAATCCCACGGAAAAACTGGATTGCAGCCGTTGTTCGGATCGCGAACAAGTCTCCGCGAATCGATCGAGTTCAGTCCGCCATCGGTCAACGACGCACCCGGTGCCCCACCGTTCAACTTGGTCTGATCAATGTCGATCCCTTCTTCATACTCGGTTCTCGTACCGGTGGGCGTTGTATAAGGAGTGCAGGGGCCAGCCGCAACGCCATTGCCGGTAGTCTTCGCCGGGGCATCCAGGTTCCGCGCGTAGGCGACATCGTAGTAAACCCCGGTCAGGGCAGGGCTGCCTCCAGTAACGATCGCCTCCAGGCCGGGAAAGGAATCGGACGGCTTCGAGGTGCTGGCCGAAACATAATTGACCCCGGTCTTGCCAAGCGCCGCAAGCGCGGGGCAATACGGCTCGCCGTAGTTGACCGTGCTGGTGCCGTTCGCGCAGTTCGCGAAGTCAACAGCATGCAGGCCGTCAACACTGATAAGCAGGACCCGCTTAATAGGTGAGTCGTGGTCTTCCGCGATCGCCGAACCGGCCGAACACACAAATGCCGCTAGAGACAGAGCAACTAACTTTTTCATGAAACCCTCCGGCAACGAAAACTACAGAGTCGCCACCAGACTGTCATTGCGGAATGATGAAAATTCGATAAACCAGAAAAATCGCCTGAAAAGAATCCCCTAATCGGGTGACGTTTTCATAGCGTCGAATTTGTCTGTTACCCGTTCGACAAAAAGATGCCGCCAGGCGCGTCCTGACACTAGAACCGTCTCCCACAACACTGAACTAGAGGCGCATCGACTCAATCAGTCCTCTCGTCTCAGAAAACGAAACGTCTCAAGCCATCGCCACGGTCCCCCCAGATACTCCCAAAGGTCGAACCCGCAAGCCTCCACCCGCATCGGTTGAAAACTCTGCCGCAGATCCTCCAGCAGAACGCGCGCTGCCTCCACTGTCGCTTTGTTCTGTACCACAATGTGAGGCGCGAATCGCTGCCGATCTTGCGCAGAAAGCCATGCTGCAAAGACACCCGCCAAATCCCCATGCAAGCGCTGCAGCACAGGCGATGCCAGCGTATACGCCACCCCATAACCCAGCGACCGGACTCCTGTCACTTCGACAGCAAACTTCGCCTCAACCCTGGCCGCCTCAGCCAGAGCCGTCCGAACCTCAGGAACATCAGGCAGCCGATGGAACAAGGTCAGATGAGCAGGAATCAAATTGCGCGCCACCGGAAAGTGAAGCCGCCGCAGCCGCTCGAAATGCCTCTGAGAAGCCTCATCCAGCCGCAACGTAACAAGGCAAGTCATAGCGCGAAACAGTTGCGCGTCATCATCAACTCCGCAATCCGCAGATCCAAACCAGCTCATCGTCATCCGATACCGAAACGCTCCGAAAGATGTGTAACCGTATCATCGCAAGTACAGTATCCTCATTATTTCTTGAAGTTGAAACAACGGCTCCGAAGGGAGCCAGTCCCAGCTTCAAAAAATCTAGCTCAACAATTCATCTCCACTGAAATCGAAACTATCTACGTGATTTCCGTTCTCGTAACGCTCAAAGCGGAGAGCATCGTGAAAAATCGTCTCTACAATCCATATCTCATGAACCTTGGCCAGTTGGGGAAACGATGTTCTCCGCTTCTCAAATTTCCTCTAACATGCTCGTCGGAAAAAGATTCATGTGTTGGCGTTCAAGAAGAAGAATGCGTTTATCGGCTTCGACATTCGCCAGCTTCGCCGAGGTCGTTTTCAATCTGCTGCCGACGAATTTGCAAAATTCCCTTTCTCTCAGCGGAATTGGTGTCATTGAGTGGGACCACTTTGACGTTTAGCGTGATGTCGCTAGCCTCCGTGACTGGACAGATATATTGCGAATGCCCTTGGCGACTAAGGAGTTTCCTATTAGATTTAAGCCAATCGTGTACTGCGTTTACCATTACGATGCGCTCGCCTCTTGCTCTTCGATTTAAAACACCGACGGGTATGAATACTTGTGTCCGAGAATGGTCAACGATTTATCATTTTCAATCTCGAGGAAAAACTCTTCGAAAGATACAAAATCCTCTTTGTCGCGCTGAAATGGTTCAATAAGCGTGTGCTCGATGGCGAGGGTCCTTCCGTCGGAACTTCTAGTCACAAATGCATCAACCCCGCCGGGCATCGTGAGATCGGGGCAAAAGATATCCTCGCCGGCCCAAGAACCATTTTCATAGGCAGAACAAAATCGTTGAATTAACGTATCTTCTCGTAATTCTTTGGTACGCATAGCTTGAATGTTCTTTTTGATGATCGCTCCGCTGAGCCCCTCTATCCAAAACGAAGCGTATTAGTCTAAAAGCCCGCCCGCAAACCACAGATCCAGATAAGCCCATCCGCATCCCGCACCCGATAGCGAAACGCATCCGAAAGATGTGTAACCGTATCGGTTGCAAGTACAGTATGCTCATCCATTGCATGCGCCGCAAAATCAGCCGCCAGTCCATGCAGATACACCGCAGCCTCCACCGCCCGCGCCACATCGTTCGGATACTGCGCCAGCATCCCCGCCACAATCCCTGTCAGAATATCTCCGCTCCCACCCTTCGCCATCGCCGGATTCCCACTCGTATTCACCCCAATCGAGCCATCCGGATGCGCAATCAGCGTCCGCCACCCCTTTAGCACCAGCGTCAGCTTGTGCTCCATCGCAAACCTCCGCGCCAGTCCCACCCGATCCGCCTCCACCTCCTTCACCGTCATCCCAGCCAGCCGCGCCATCTCCCCCGGATGCGGCGTCAGCACCATCACCCGCCCCTCGCCATTCAGCAGCTCCGTCTTTCCCTCAAACGCATTCAGCGCATCTGCATCGATCACCACCGGCACCGACGTCTTCTCCACGATCTGCCGTGCAAACGCCGGCGCATCCCCCTCAGTCGACAGCCCCGGCCCCACCGCCACCACCGAGATCTTCTTCACCAGCGCATCCAGCTTCGCGCCATCCAGGTTCTTGAATGAAACCGAACCCTTGGTCCCCTCCGCCAGCGGCACCGTCATCAACTCCGGCGCAATCCCCGCCACCAAATCCAGAATGCTCTTCGGCACCGCAGCCGTCACCAGCCCAGCTCCCGCCCGCAGACACGCCAGCGACGCCATCGCCGGAGCCCCCGCCTTCCCGTAACTCCCCCCAACCACCAGCACATGACCAAACCTGCCCTTATTCGAGTTCACATCCCGCGGCCTCTCCGCCATCGCCTTCGCCGAACCCGCCCAGGTAAACCCGCTCGCCGAAACCACCGCATCCTCAGGCGACCCGATCCCCGCGACCACCACCGGACCAAACACCCCGCCGGTCCTCTCATTGCGCGTCAGATGCCCAAACACATGCGCAATCTTGGGCGCGGTAAACGTCACCACCCCATCCGCCCGAAACGACCCCTCCGCCGTCTGCTCCTTCGAGTTCGCATCCCAGCCCGAAGGCAGATCCACCGCCACCACCGGTGTTCCCAGCCCCTCCACCATCCTCCGCAACGAAACCGCAAGCCCGCGCAGCGGCGGCTTGAATCCCGTCCCCACCACAGCGTCCAACAGTAACTCCGCCTCGTTCATCACACCTGCACAAGCCGTCAGACCACCCTCATCCACCACCTCATCCACCGCAACCGACGAGAACTCCTGCCTTAGCCTCCTAAGCGCCGTCGCCGCCTCCCCCTTCACCTCAGCCACCCGTCCCAGCAACACCACGCGAACCGAACGTCCCGCCTGCGCCAGCACTCGCGCCGCAACAAAACCATCCCCACCGTTGTTCCCCCTCCCGCACAATGCCACCACCCGAATCGCCGCCGGATACTGCCTCAGACAAAACTGCGCTACCGCCCCACCAGCCGCCTCCATCAATCTGTCCAGCGAAATCCCAAACTCTTCTGCAGTCCATCGATCCACCGACTGCATCTCTGTCGCCGTAAGAATCTTCATCTTTCCCTTCTACCCGATTCCCCCGCCGAAGCCAAGACGCCGCTGCTCCGCTTTCACCCCATCCACACACGAAACACAACAGCAAAGCCCAACCTCAAACGAGGTCGGGCCTTTGCTGAATTCAACTCAAAAAAGAGAGGACTGGACTCAACTCAAGTAGAGGGAATAAAGATCCAGCTCCAATAAAGGGACAAAGACGAAAATAAATCCCAAAAAATGGCACTTTTTTAGCAACGCAAAAACACGCTGCCAGACACCACCTCTTCACCACCGAAACACCACGCTGCCACCACGTTCTTACCAGCGCTTTTCACCACGTTTTGCCCCAACCCCTACTCAGAACCGCCCATAACGCCATTGCTTTCAACCGTCTGCTTCTGCAAGAAATAATCCTTATTCCACAGCGCCCGGTAGAACTCCCCGGTCAACTCAGCCGCCTTCGGCCCAAAGGTAGGACGTCCCCCCTCGAGAAAAAACACTGTAACTATCTGACCCTTCGGAGTATCCGCAAACGACCCGAACCACCCAAATCGAGTGCCGTTATTTGAGCACGTCCCAGTCTTGCCCATCACCGGAAACTGGCTGAAGTTAGCCCGCAGAGACCGCGCCGTTCCATACTCTACCGCGCCCGACATCCCCACCGAGATCTCAGGAATCAGCGGAGCAATATCCAGAACCCGCTTCACCTTCGGTTCAAACGTAGCCACATCCTCTGCAGTTTCGGGATGTTGCAGATAATAAAGAGTCCCGCCATTCGCGATTGCCGAAACCAGCGCACCCAATTGCAGCGGAGTCATCGAAACACTCTCGCCAAATGAGCACATCCTGCCCACTCCACCCAGCGACGCCGGCAGCACCTCATCTGGATACGTCCCCAGCTGCTCACCTTGAATGTGATATCCAGCCAG
The nucleotide sequence above comes from Tunturibacter empetritectus. Encoded proteins:
- a CDS encoding alkaline phosphatase family protein; translation: MKKLVALSLAAFVCSAGSAIAEDHDSPIKRVLLISVDGLHAVDFANCANGTSTVNYGEPYCPALAALGKTGVNYVSASTSKPSDSFPGLEAIVTGGSPALTGVYYDVAYARNLDAPAKTTGNGVAAGPCTPYTTPTGTRTEYEEGIDIDQTKLNGGAPGASLTDGGLNSIDSRRLVRDPNNGCNPVFPWDFVRANSIFSVIHAAGGYAAWSDKHPAYASVSSGLGPIALDDFYSPEINSNVVALPNVKTPTGDSCETIRDSGSDLSSWTNSFDNIQCYDTLKVNAILNEIEGKNHLGTKKTHVPNIFGMNFQAVSVGQKLVEKSNGVKGGYLDAAGTPTAALLGEIKFVDASIGEFVRELKEQGLYDSTMIVITAKHGQSPIDSSRYVSQLINGTSPATLLSNAGFIPYSESTNNPTGIGPTEDDVSLLWLKSSSETEASVKILEENASATGIALGQIYYGPSLALNFNKPTEDPRTPDIIVTPNVGVTYSGSSAKLSEHGGFAHDDTNVVLLLSHSSFRARTVREEVGTAQVAPTILKALGLDPRALDAVRIEGTSVLPAVPLQ
- a CDS encoding 2'-5' RNA ligase family protein encodes the protein MTMSWFGSADCGVDDDAQLFRAMTCLVTLRLDEASQRHFERLRRLHFPVARNLIPAHLTLFHRLPDVPEVRTALAEAARVEAKFAVEVTGVRSLGYGVAYTLASPVLQRLHGDLAGVFAAWLSAQDRQRFAPHIVVQNKATVEAARVLLEDLRQSFQPMRVEACGFDLWEYLGGPWRWLETFRFLRRED
- a CDS encoding DUF4019 domain-containing protein, translated to MRRVLRIVLAACVIAGATRGRVSLAMQEHAPQAQQDAVQLAARGAEEWMSKLDAGKYAECWTEASEVVKNAVTMEKFESSMKTVREPMGKLESRKLQSATYTTLLPGAPDGDYVVILYETSFEHKATAQETVIMSREKDKIWRVAGYYIK
- a CDS encoding NAD(P)H-hydrate dehydratase, translated to MKILTATEMQSVDRWTAEEFGISLDRLMEAAGGAVAQFCLRQYPAAIRVVALCGRGNNGGDGFVAARVLAQAGRSVRVVLLGRVAEVKGEAATALRRLRQEFSSVAVDEVVDEGGLTACAGVMNEAELLLDAVVGTGFKPPLRGLAVSLRRMVEGLGTPVVAVDLPSGWDANSKEQTAEGSFRADGVVTFTAPKIAHVFGHLTRNERTGGVFGPVVVAGIGSPEDAVVSASGFTWAGSAKAMAERPRDVNSNKGRFGHVLVVGGSYGKAGAPAMASLACLRAGAGLVTAAVPKSILDLVAGIAPELMTVPLAEGTKGSVSFKNLDGAKLDALVKKISVVAVGPGLSTEGDAPAFARQIVEKTSVPVVIDADALNAFEGKTELLNGEGRVMVLTPHPGEMARLAGMTVKEVEADRVGLARRFAMEHKLTLVLKGWRTLIAHPDGSIGVNTSGNPAMAKGGSGDILTGIVAGMLAQYPNDVARAVEAAVYLHGLAADFAAHAMDEHTVLATDTVTHLSDAFRYRVRDADGLIWICGLRAGF
- the tsaE gene encoding tRNA (adenosine(37)-N6)-threonylcarbamoyltransferase complex ATPase subunit type 1 TsaE is translated as MSLELREKKRFKTRSEAGTLAMGERVAEMLLPAPKMFVLRGDLGAGKTTLVKGIAAALGAAESDEVTSPTFTLVHEYAGRKVRLFHLDLYRLETERELLTLGLEEMAEEPDALVLVEWGEKFPSVVARADGEIAIEDAGGDERMFYVRVKG
- a CDS encoding ferritin-like domain-containing protein translates to MNEINVFKPAAGQLPRRSFVTRAGLFGLSAAAAAFLPGTPVRAEFDRDDHDDRDNLSGDTAQEIFTAALIAEDLASTFYYNGLVGPVIMDPNLAGPGGSANDVTSAGNAGNVQYFQAALSEEIAHANLLRSLIGKTSSTTDPVQTFYLPTGTFDTLAAFTGVLNALEDAFIGAYLNATIEFAQMAVDTKGYEGRQRDANGKPYTSRDLEYFAQVAASIMGVEAEHRVLGRVVSNTNPANNLNYEQTDGLTSVYNGKKSAVVALTPFLAPGPGLTAYSLQLALSKAGTVSLAATGAPPAPPVYPKDHDRGW